One window from the genome of Acidobacteriota bacterium encodes:
- a CDS encoding antitoxin family protein has protein sequence MLNTIRAVIKGGQIQLLEKIEIPEGTEVLVTPLLDESTFWLNASQVALENVWDNQEDDVYAELLA, from the coding sequence ATGCTCAACACAATACGGGCAGTCATAAAAGGAGGGCAGATTCAATTGCTCGAAAAGATTGAAATTCCCGAAGGCACGGAAGTTCTAGTAACGCCGTTGTTGGACGAATCTACCTTTTGGCTGAATGCCAGTCAGGTTGCGCTGGAAAATGTTTGGGACAATCAAGAGGATGATGTCTATGCCGAGTTACTCGCATAG
- a CDS encoding PQQ-like beta-propeller repeat protein, with translation MKTSFKHITWLTLALTLFLVATSFAQSPARAKSGSDWADWRGPTRDGIGLEKKLPEKWSTQGENLLWKVPYGGRSAPIVMNNRVFVFNSAGEGETLQERVMALDADTGKVVWEYKFDVYSTDVPPRRVAWSSPVGDPTTGNVYAFGACNDLVALSFDGKLLWDRSFTDEFGSWTTHGGRTVSPIVEGDLVIVSTVTDGFGDIQARRHRYYAFDKRTGETVWISTPGERPYDTTYSTPVVATAPDGTCILIAGGGDGSVCAMKVATGEPVWRYPMSKRGVNPGAVVKDGIAYVSHQEENLEVSEMGHLAALDLSAKGLIGKDAAGKLLNADKIKYAITNFQLGPGSPVIDGNILYDVDAGANLFAFNLTDGKKLWEQNLGTIQKASPVFADGKIYVGTENGAFYIVKPGPTGATILSKVELEPITKVELTTEAGDEAIASNEQIIGGVAISRGRVYLVSTKHVYCIGKTKAAALPPAPEKAENAPATATVAHVQVIPADLVLQPGATNKFRVRLFDDKGRFIREETNPTWSLAGLKGNATGLQFTAAANEVIQAGQLKATVAGVTGVSRIRVISPLPTAEDFSGIAVDQAPGTWLNTGGKYVVREVDGNKILAKKENLGIFKRTRSLFGAVTESNYTIEADVSAVEKRRQMGDIGVVAQRYELVLFGNVQKLELRSWQIEPKRSFSKPFAMKPNTWYRLKLEVQNLPGGKTRARGKAWAVGEAEPADWMLEWTDPIGNRKGSAGVFTDNQNEVYFDNIKVTPNK, from the coding sequence ATGAAAACTTCGTTCAAGCACATCACCTGGCTGACGCTGGCACTCACGCTTTTTCTCGTTGCGACAAGCTTTGCGCAATCGCCCGCGCGCGCCAAATCAGGCAGCGATTGGGCCGATTGGCGCGGCCCGACCCGCGATGGCATTGGGCTGGAAAAGAAACTCCCTGAAAAATGGTCAACGCAGGGCGAGAACCTCTTATGGAAAGTGCCTTACGGAGGCCGTTCAGCACCGATTGTGATGAACAATCGCGTCTTCGTTTTTAACAGCGCGGGCGAAGGCGAGACCTTGCAGGAGCGCGTGATGGCGCTGGATGCCGACACGGGCAAGGTCGTCTGGGAATACAAATTCGACGTGTATTCGACCGACGTGCCGCCGCGCCGTGTGGCCTGGTCATCGCCCGTCGGCGATCCGACCACCGGCAATGTTTATGCGTTCGGCGCGTGCAATGATCTGGTGGCGCTTTCCTTCGACGGCAAATTGCTCTGGGATCGCTCGTTCACCGACGAATTCGGTTCGTGGACGACGCACGGCGGACGCACCGTGTCGCCCATTGTCGAAGGCGATCTGGTCATCGTCAGCACCGTGACGGATGGTTTCGGCGACATTCAAGCGCGGCGGCACCGCTATTACGCCTTTGACAAGCGCACGGGCGAAACGGTCTGGATCAGCACACCCGGCGAACGTCCGTATGACACAACCTATTCAACGCCCGTTGTGGCGACCGCGCCGGATGGCACGTGCATCTTGATCGCGGGCGGCGGCGACGGTTCGGTTTGTGCGATGAAAGTCGCCACGGGCGAACCCGTGTGGCGCTATCCGATGAGCAAACGCGGCGTCAATCCGGGTGCTGTCGTGAAAGACGGCATCGCCTATGTCAGCCATCAGGAAGAGAATCTGGAAGTCAGCGAGATGGGTCATCTGGCCGCGCTTGATCTTTCGGCCAAAGGGCTAATCGGCAAAGACGCGGCGGGCAAGCTGCTGAATGCGGACAAGATCAAATACGCCATCACCAATTTCCAGCTTGGCCCCGGCTCGCCCGTCATTGATGGCAACATCCTGTATGACGTGGACGCGGGCGCGAACCTGTTCGCCTTCAACCTGACCGACGGCAAAAAGCTGTGGGAACAAAACCTGGGCACGATTCAAAAGGCCTCGCCCGTGTTTGCGGATGGCAAAATTTATGTCGGCACCGAAAACGGCGCGTTTTACATCGTCAAACCCGGCCCGACCGGCGCGACGATTTTGAGCAAGGTCGAACTCGAACCCATCACCAAAGTGGAACTCACCACTGAAGCCGGTGACGAAGCCATCGCTTCAAATGAACAGATCATCGGCGGCGTAGCGATTTCACGCGGGCGCGTTTACCTGGTCTCGACCAAGCACGTCTATTGCATCGGCAAGACCAAAGCCGCTGCCTTGCCGCCCGCGCCTGAAAAAGCCGAGAACGCGCCTGCCACCGCCACCGTCGCCCACGTGCAAGTCATTCCGGCGGATTTGGTGCTGCAACCCGGCGCCACCAACAAATTCCGTGTCCGCTTGTTTGATGACAAAGGCCGCTTCATCCGCGAAGAAACCAACCCGACCTGGTCGCTCGCCGGATTGAAAGGCAATGCCACGGGCCTGCAATTCACCGCCGCCGCCAACGAAGTGATTCAAGCCGGACAACTCAAAGCGACCGTCGCAGGCGTCACCGGCGTCTCGCGCATCCGCGTGATTTCGCCCCTGCCGACCGCCGAAGATTTCTCCGGCATCGCCGTGGATCAAGCGCCCGGCACCTGGCTCAACACGGGCGGCAAATATGTCGTGCGCGAAGTGGATGGCAACAAGATTCTGGCCAAGAAAGAAAACCTGGGCATTTTCAAACGCACGCGCTCGCTCTTCGGCGCGGTGACCGAATCCAATTACACCATCGAAGCCGATGTCAGCGCCGTCGAGAAACGCCGCCAGATGGGCGACATCGGCGTCGTCGCGCAGCGTTATGAACTGGTCTTGTTCGGCAACGTGCAAAAACTGGAACTGCGCTCCTGGCAGATCGAACCGAAACGTTCGTTCAGCAAACCCTTCGCGATGAAGCCGAACACCTGGTATCGGCTGAAACTCGAAGTGCAAAACCTGCCCGGCGGCAAAACGCGCGCGCGCGGCAAAGCCTGGGCGGTCGGCGAGGCTGAGCCAGCCGACTGGATGCTGGAATGGACTGATCCCATCGGCAACCGCAAAGGCAGCGCGGGCGTTTTTACCGACAATCAGAACGAAGTCTATTTTGATAACATCAAGGTAACACCGAACAAGTAG